In Aquisalimonas asiatica, the following proteins share a genomic window:
- a CDS encoding acyl-CoA dehydrogenase N-terminal domain-containing protein — MTDYTAPTRDMKFVMQELLDLDAISGLPGFE, encoded by the coding sequence ATGACCGACTACACCGCCCCGACGCGGGACATGAAGTTTGTGATGCAGGAGCTGCTGGATCTGGACGCGATCAGTGGGCTGCCGGGGTTCGAG